In Pirellulaceae bacterium, the sequence TGGGGAACCCAAGAACGAATCTGAAGTTTCTGGCTCGCCCCTTGCAGGTCGATGGCATAGCCTTGTGCAAGTAAGCCAATGTCTGGCAGCTTATTGTCTTTCGTCGCGGCTCGGATGTTGGCTTGGATTGTGTAGTTGCTCAGATCCGATTGACCAAACCAACAACGGCTGCGCGTTCCTTTGGGAATTGTCTTGATTTTCGTCATGACTCCCTCGCCACTGAAGGCTCGCGACCCTTTTTCGACCATCAGTTGAACGCCCACATTTGGCAAGTTTTCCCAGCCGATACCCTTCAGCACATTTTTGTCAATCAGGCGCGTGAGTACGGGATCTAATTGAGTTTGCGCTTGTTCCAATGTGGTTGCATCGGTACCGAGAAATCTTTGGAGAGCGGACCATTTTTGCTGAGGCGTACTGTTGTCGTAAACCAGTTTGGTTTTTCCCGTGTTGGTGAAGGCACTACTCAAATACAAGTACAGCTGTGCGGCCATCGGATCTTGCTGATTCAGTTCACCGAACAATTTGTCATCGAGCGGGACGTGGCGGTAACGAGCACCCACCCAACTAATGGGGATTTCTCCATTTGAAAAGCTAAAGTTCCAGGGGAGATCTGGCACAATCCGGATGCGAGCGGTGCCCTTGAGTGAACCGACTTTTGCGGTGATGACGGTCGCCTGATGAGATGCGTTCTTGGCCGCCGTAAAGAGGCGGAAGGCAATGTTCTTGCCATCCGGCGAGATTTGTCCAGGTCCCTCGAGGCTGAACTCGGCGGTCGACGTTGATGTACCCAGTAGTTGTCCGCGCGAATTAAAAAGGCGGACTTGAAACGCTTGCACTTGGCCAGGTTTCATTAACACTTCGGCCGGCACCAGTTGTAGGTGAGTTGGCTGGGGGTCCTGAGCCACATCGGGTTCGAGCTTTGGCTTGGGCTGCTCGAGTGCTTGAGAATGCTTTTCTGGATCCTGCAGGCAGTAGAGGGCACCCGTCGATTGGACGTAGATCCGTCCGTGTGAGCAGATTGGCGATGCATGGCATTCTTCGCCGGACGGAAGTCGGCCTTTGTTGACGACGCGGGCTCCGTTTTTCTCGTCCGGTTTATAAATGCCCCAACGACCATTGGCTGAAAACGCATAAACTTTGCCATCCGCTTGTAATGGACTGGATCGCATCATGCGTCCCAAGGCGATTCGTCGGCCGACAGGATCACCCGTTTTTGCGTCAAAAACTTGTAATTTAGCTCGGTCATCAAACACCCAAATGTTGTCATCGACAAAGAGCGGCTGCGTGCGACCCGCCATCACCTCGTCGACTCGCCAGTTTTCGCCCGTCGATGTCAGGTCGACGACCGAATCAGCGTCGTTGGCTTTGCTCGTGTCGATGGAGACGACCGCGCCCATGCTCGTCCCAACTGTGTTTTCTTCGCTGTGTCCCGCGTAGACCGTTTCATCCACGACCAACGGGGATGCGTTTACACCTCGCCGTGAAAGTTGATACTTCCAAATCGGTTGACCCGTTCGAGGTTGCATCGCCCAGATGCCCCCATCTCCGGAGCCAAACACGAGCGATTTTTGGTTTCCGAGAACCGTGAGCGTCGGTCCGCTGTAGGTGGTGTCATAAGGCAGCAGACGCGTGCCTGAGAACCACACAACGTCGCCGGTTCGCTTGTCAAAACCGATAAATCGGTGGGCTGGTTTTGCCATGTCGCCCCATCCAATGACGATCGCGCTGGTGATGACCAAGTCGTCGCAAATGACGGGGAAGTTCGTGCGGCCTCCATAGGTGCTTAACAAGCCAAATCGTTCATGCAGGGGGATCATCCACTTGGTCTTGCCGGTTCTTGCGTCGATGCACTGAAAGTGGCCGCAGACGCCCTGAGCGTAAATGTTGCCAGTCTCCGGGTCACCCACGCAAGACGACCATCCTACACGTGTGTCAGGGACATCCGAAAGATACACATTGAAGCGGTTTTCCCAGAGTGTCTCGCCGGTCTTGGCATCAACGCAGACGACCTTTTCCCCTTCTTGCTCGGTGCCGGGCTCAGCTCGGACAATTGTGTACAGCTTGCCATCCATGACGATAGGTGTGCTGCGTCCGCCGAGGTCTGCGCGTTTCCAAGCGACATTACTGCCTTCTCCACCACGCGCATCAAAGTCGTCGATCAATTCTGTTTCAAGCGAAACGCCGTTATAGTTCGGGCCTCGCCAGACGGTCCAATCAAGCGGATCCGTCTTGATGGACGCGTCGTCGGTTTGAGTGGCAACCGTTCTTGTCTCGGTGGGAATGATTGCTCCGCTGGTAGTAGCGTTGCTATCCGGAGAACGACTCGCAGGCACGCAGCCAGCAGAGATCGCCAAGCCGAATGCGAAGATTAGCAACTTCCAATTCTGAGGACGCGCGACCGCGTTCGTCTGTTTAGTCTTGGCAGGCATCATCAAACCACTCATCCTCCGGATCAAACTTGGGTAGTACAAGGATCAGAACTTTCATCTTCCCGATCGCACGGTGACGGACTCCAGGTCGGATGAGCACACATGTCCCCGGCTCCAATTCAACTTCCTCGCCATCAAGTTGCATCCGAGCATCTGCGTCACACTCCAAAATGAAATAGGTTTCTGTGAGTTGCTTGTGGTAATGCAGCTTCGCATTCGTCGAAATCTCCGTGACATGCACCGTGCCGGGAAAGTCGGCGGTCTCTGCAAAAGCCCGCCGTGCCATACCGCAGGGGCAGGCTACTGGCGTTACTTCGGCAAAGTTGACCAACTCGTACCCTGGGCCAAGCGACCCGGCTGAGGTAGATGATGATGGCATGGAGGGTGGGAATATTCCGAGTAAGGTAGGCGAGATGCGCATAATGCAAACAACTCCTGCAATTTACCAAACCTTGATCGAACAGGCTACAACGTCGGTCCCATTGGGGGGTGGTGACGGTGTGAGCCGCTCTCTTGTGCTTTCGCTAAATCTACGCCGCTCTCCTCCCACTGGGACCGGAAGTACGGTGGATTTGAGCCGCAAATCTTGGGTGGGCTGCTGAATGAGTCTATGGGAAGGGTCGAACCCGTTATTCGAGTCGCTGATCGCTTCTTTGCCGGACTGATAAAGTGACGACCGGACCCGAAAATACCCTTGTGGAGTGTATTGTATATAGCCCGTTGGGGGGTATGTGGCGGCGGTCGGTGGATCGCTTGTGGGCTGCCAGCATGATTGCTGCTGCGCGGCCGGGTCAGGCGATCGGCTTCTGAAAGTGTCAAAGATCGCTCTGTGACTTGGAGTTTGGGGGTTTGTAACGGGCGTGACCTGTCAAAACCGTTAGACGTTTACCAGCTTGTGGTGTCGACAGAGTTTACGTAACAGTATTGTTAAACCAATTGGCTGGATTTGGTTCGCTGATCTCAAGCCATTTAAACGGTGGGGCCGATACCGTTCTTGTCGCAGAAAAAAACGATGTGCCTCCGTGGCACAGCGCCGCATCGGTTTATTGGTTTGGTCCAAACGGGTCAAGGAGTGACTCGGCCAGAGCTGGTGTGACCGTTGATCTGAATTGCGGGTTTCGACCCACCCTCCGCGACAGACCTACCTACAACATCACTTCCTTTGCGTGATTCCGAATGACGTCAGTCGTTCGCCTTCCGACGCTCCATAATGGACAGTGGTTTTGCTTGATGGCTGTCAAGGATGGACCCCAAACTTGCAATTCTTATTCGAAGGAGACCTCGGTCGATGAAGTGGAATATTTATCTCGGTACCCTCGTGCTGGCTTTGGGACTTTGTACTCAGAGCTTCGGCTTCGAGCTGCTCGACCGAATGCTAGGCACGAGCAGCGGATGTTGTGGTAGCAGTAGCGGATGTTGCGAAGCTACTTGTGGTGCAGATGCCGGATGTTGCGACGATGGTTGCGACACTGGTTGTGATTCAGGATGCGACAACGGATGCGATTCCGGTTGTTGCGATTCCGAGCCGAGCTGTGGTTGCGAAACTGCCTGCGGCTGCTCGAAAAAGCGTTGTGGTGGTTTGTTGGATCACTTGTTCGCCTGCAAGAAGAAGAGCTGCTGCTCGTCGTCTTGCGGTTGTGACAGCGGTTGCGAAGCTTCCTGTGGAGCAGACAATGGTTGCTGTGACAACGGTTGTGATTCGGACTGCTGTGATTCGGACTGCTGTGATTCGGACGTGAGCTGTGGATGCGAACCTAGTTGTGGTTGTGCAGCTCCCTTGAAGTCTTGCGGTGGTTTGCTCGACCGTCTGTTCCACCATCGCTCAGCCCGTGGCTGTTGCGACAGTGGTTGCGACAGCGGTTGCGATGCTTCCTGTGGATGTGAGCCCGCCTGTGGCGCACCGGTCATGAGCCCCGCTCCGGTTGTTCAGCCTGCACCTGCAGCTGAAGAATCCGCGGCCGCTACCGTTGATCCCTCCGCAAAGCGAAAGCCTCAAGTGCCGGTTCGTCGTGCAAGCCACGTCATTCGATTCGGTCGCTAAGATGCAATCGCAAGGGCCTACGTAAGGCTCCCATGGATTATTAAAAGGTCGCTTCCAAACGGGAGCGGCCTTTTTTTGTTGGTTTTTTTGAACGATCTGGCTGGGGTGCGAAAGTCTGGGAGCCAAATCGCCATGAAGCCATTAATTTGATTTCGACTTGGCATTCAGCAATCCGATCGTATAACCCAACAGGTCGTCTCGTTCCCGACAAGCTTGCCGGAGATGATCGTAATTTTGACAGGCTTCGGAGAGGTCGAGTAGGCTGGGTGCCAATCCGGTCGTTTGAACGCTTTCGGGTAGCAGTCGCACGGTTTCTTCGATCGCAGTTGGCCATTTTTCTAACCTTGCCAGCAAGTCCAAGTAGACTTCGATGGCCACCGTACTTTCTTGATAAGCATCCGATTTTTCGGCCTGTTGGCGAAAGTAGAGGATGGCTTCTTCGATTTCTTGGCCCAAGAGAGCGTCAAAGTACCTTTGGTGTGCCGGGTAGAATTCGGCGAAGGGGGCTTCGGACGCATATTGCAGTTGTTGATCGAGTTGATTTCCGTAGGTGGTCAACTCGCGTGCCATCCATAGCAGGCGATGTTCGTCCAGGTCGCGAGCAAAACGCACGACGGACGAAAGGTGGGTTGTGTCGACGTGGTAGCCACCGTCCGCAAACAGCCAAGACCGGTCGGCAATCAATTCGCCGAGTGTTCCCTGCGGTGGAGTCTGCTTTTCTTCACGTTCGATATGTCCTCGCACATTTTCAACTAATTCATTGTATACGTGGCTGACCAACAAACTGGCTCCAGTTTTTCGTTGGTCACGGGGCTGGCCATACATCGAAGATTCGAAGGTTGTAATCGAATTGCACGTACCATAGTGGTCCAGCATCAGTTGAAAGCCGCGCGGCAAATCGAGCCCTTCGTGAAGGCAAAGCTCAATAAACTCATCGATGTTCTCAGCATGTGGTTCAAGCTTGGCAAGTTCATCCAGCACAATCTGAGATTCACCAACGGGCCGGAGGTACATCCATCCTTCGCGAAGCTTACCCTCTTGTAACAGTAAGACTCCCACCTGTCGGCACGCATCGATGAGGCCGTCTTCGAGTCCTTGCCGAGTGGTTTCTTCAAGCTCTTCACCCGAATCGTTGTATCGCAACGGCAAGCCAAGCTGATGCCGTAGTTTCATTTTCAACGCTTCGAACAACTCATGATATTTGCTCTGTTCTTGTAACGTCTCGACGAGTCGGTCAAGTGCTGCGGAGGAACCAGACTCGGCAAAGACCTGTTCTAGATGGCTAAACGCCGCTTCGTTATCGGGCATGGAAGTTGATGACTCTTTGCAAGGCGTAAAAAGATGTCGATGAAATGCTTTAGGTGAGCTGGCAAGCTACCGGTCGCGAAGGCGACAAACTTGTCGGGCTTGGCGAGCTGCCTTTATCGTATCAGCCAGCTTGACTGGCGTGTAGCGGCGCTCTCGGAGGCGGGTCGGCACTTTTCCGCACCTCGAGCCTCCGCTACGATGAGGGAATGAGCGAAAAACAAGCAACTTTTGCCGGTCTTAAGGTCGCGGCATTCGAGAGTCGACGAGCGGAAGAAACGACGCGGATGATCGAACGGTTTGGGGGCGAAGCCTTCGTGAGTCCCTCAATGCGCGAAGTTCCCCTGGAATCTAACCCGGCGGTTATCCACTTTGCCAACGAATTAGTGACCGGCCAAATCGACATCGTCATCTTGATGACGGGGGGCGGTTACCGACACCTGTTGTCGTTGGTGGAACGCCAGCTGGATCGCGACCGGTTCTTGAATTCACTGGCGGATGTGACGACGATCGCTCGCGGTCCTAAACCCGTCGCTGCCATGAGAGAAACAGGCTTGACTCCGACGTTTGTTGCTCCGGAACCTAATACGTGGCGCGAGTTGCTCGGAACGCTCGATCAAAATGTGAGTCTCGCAAATCAAAAGGTTGGGCTACAAGAGTACGGTAAGTCGAATCCTAGTTTGGTCGCTGGACTGGAAGCTCGTGGCGCTGAGGTGATGAATCTGCGAGTTTATGCCTGGGAGTTGCCGCTGGATACAAAGCCGTTGGAAGATAATTTGCGCCGACTGGTTGAGCATCAGCTGGATGTTTGTCTGTTCACTTCCGCGCATCAGGTCACCAATCTGTTGCGAATGGCATCGGAACTTGGCATTTCGGACGAGGTGATCAAAGGGCTCCGTCAAACGGTAGTGGCGTCGGTGGGGCCAACGACGAGTGAAATGTTACGTCGCCACAATTTGCCAGTTGATTTTGAACCCAGCCATCCCAAACTGGGCCACTTGGTGATGGAGACGGCGGATCAGAGTCAATCGATTCGGAGCCGAAAAAAAAGGGTTCGTGTTGCGTTAGATCAAGCAGAGTCCAGTGGTGAGATCTCCGCAGCTCCCTGGTTTGACAGCCCGTTCATGAAAGCTTGCCGCGGCGAACCAACCGACGTAACTCCCGTCTGGCTGATGCGACAAGCGGGGCGATACATGGAGGAATATCGAGAAGTGCGAGCGAAGACGACCTTTCTCGATCTCTGCAAGAATCCGCAGTTGTGCTCCGAGGTCATGGTTACCGCGGTTCAACGTTTGGGGGTAGATGCGGCAATCATCTTCTCCGATTTATTGCCCATGCTGCAGCCGATGGGATTGGACCTTGAATATGTCGCGGGGGATGGTCCCGTGATTCATAATCCCGTTCGCGAATCGATGGATGTCGATCGTGTCGTGGAGCTGGACAATGTCGAGTCACTTGATTTTGTTATGCAGACAGTTCGGCAGACTCGCTTAGATCTTCCGGATGACATGCCGTTAATTGGCTTTGCCGGGGCGCCGTTCACGCTGGCGAGTTACGTGATTGAAGGCGGTTCCAGTCGCAGCTACGTCCACACTAAGACCCTGATGTTTCGCGATCCGGGAGCCTGGCAGGAGCTTATGGAACGGATGTCGCGTTCTGTGACTATCTACCTGAACGCGCAAATAGCGGCCGGGGCCCAGTGTGTGCAATTGTTCGACTCGTGGGTCGGCTGTCTTTCGCCCGCCGATTATCGCCAATTCGTTCTGCCCTATGTGCAGCAGATTATTAAGGGCATTCTGCCTGGAGTGCCCGTGATCAGTTTTGCGACTGGGAATCCGGCCTTGTTGCCGCTTGTCGCGGAAGGTGGCGCGCCGGTGATTGGCCTCGATTGGCGAATCGATTTGGCGAAAGGATGGGAGCAAGTTGGCTTCGATCGGTCCGTTCAAGGTAATCTTGATCCGGGTGTGTTGCTCTCGGATCGTGACACGATTCGTCGCTGTGCCAGGGAAGTTCTTCGGCAAGCCGAGGGCCGGCCAGGCCATATCTTCAATCTGGGACATGGAATTCTAAAAGAAACGCCTGTCGACAATGCGATTGCACTCGTCGACATCGTTCATGAGCTCAGTCAACGCAGTTAAAAGCTCAGTCAACGCAGTTCGTCAAGCCACTTGATCGCCGAGAGAGCCAAATGAATTGCGAGGAAAGAATCGCACGTTTTCTTGTTGTTGCTTGGGCATCACCCTACTCGTTGATCGGTGTTTTGCTCGGCCTGGGTGGATTGGCCAGCGGGGGGGCAGGGCAGTTGCGAGATGGCGTGTTGGAGTTTCATGGTCCCTTGATTGCTTGGTTGCTCGACCGCCTGCCGCTGGAGGGTGTTCAAGCGATGACCCTAGGGCATACCGTGATCGCTCGCCATCAAGCTGCGTTGGACATCACGCGAGCACACGAAAGAATTCATGTGCGGCAGTTTGAGCGGTGGGGTTGTTTGATGGGGCCGGCTTACTTGGCTTGCTCAGTTGCGTTGTGGCTGCAAGGCCGAGATGCCTACCGAGAAAATCCATTCGAACGCGATGCGTACGATAACAGCTGACGCTTGATAATTCAGGTTCGATGCTCAGAAACGCTCGCGACGACCGGCTGCTGCGGGTTCAATACTGCGTTCGTTCAGACAATCGATCAACTGCCGTAAACGGCCCAGATTGCGTCGGTCGAATTGGAAAACGAGCCGGGGTAGTTTGTTCAAATCTTGCTCGTCATTTTCGTCTTGCAGTGGGCCACTTAACACAAATCCACCTCGGTTGACGATATCACCAAACTCGTTGTTGATGTCGGTTAATAATCTTTCGGACGGCTCTTCTGTGAGGCGGAATACAAGCTTGTTCCGCACGTAGCGCATGCTGTGGTAGACGCGATAGAAATTCAGCACCTCATCGACGGCCGTATTGCAGTCGTCGGTGATCATGTAGATCGACAAGTCTTGCCGCGAGATCATGCCATCGCCAAGAAGATGATCAGCAATGAATTGATGAAACGTTTTCCAGTAATCGCCTCCCGGCTCATCGAGGAGAACGACGGGTACCATATCACGCTTGCCAGTCTGCAGTAGGGTCAACACTTCGAGTGCTTCGTCGAGCGTGCCGAAACCGCCTGGCAGGCAAACTACCGCATCGCATTCCTTCACGAACATCACCTTGCGCGTGAAAAAGTACTTCATGTGCACTAATTTATGGTCGCCCGCAATTACCGGGTTTGCATCTTGCTCGAAGGGCAGCATGATGTTCAGCCCCATGGAACTCTCTCGACCCGCTCCACGATGGCCGGCTTCCATGATCCCACTCGCTGCACCGGTGACGACGAGCCAATCGTTGACTGCCATTTTTTCCCCGAGCTCGACAGCTTGCGAATAGGAGGGGGCATCCTCGGGGGTACGAGCTGAGCCAAATACGGTGACTTTGCGAAAACGCCGATAAGGCGAGAAGACCTTGAAACCGTAGCGAAGCTCCCGTAGCGTGCGGCTGAGAAGCTTGAGGTCGCCGCGGGAGGAACCATCCTCGACCATTTTGTCGGCCGATTCTTTGATCCGTTCCACTAAATCGCCAATATGCTTTTCTCGTTTGCCCTGCTTCTGTAATTTGCCTGGCGACTTTGACGCGGCGGCTCCCTGATCAGGGCGTGAGTCTGAATCTTGGTTGGGTTGAGTCATCGTCGAAATTGGCTCCCAGCGCGAAAAAACAGCACGGCGACGGAAGGTCGGTACGTGCTGTCATTTTACAGGGTTCGTCAGCTGCGAGCAAAATCAGGCTGACGGACGTCGGTAGTGTTGGTAGGCGAGGATGACTTCGTGAAGGTCGGTCGAGATCTTCACGTCGTCGTTTTCAAAGTCTCGCAACCATCCGCGATCGCACTGAACTGCATCTGCCAGTGTTGACAAAATTTCTCGGAGGGGGACCGACACTTCGTCGTGGAGCCCGCATTGGGTGGCCGTTGGTGTCAAGTCTTCGGGACCGTGATATACGCGTAGATGGCTGGTCGCCATGGAATCCATTCCTTGGGGCTAGCAGACTCACGATTCTCTGTATTCTGCCGAGTTATCCGAGTCGCGTTTTGTGGCATCCTTGCACGTCATGAATGTTATCGGCAAAGTATTCGTCTTCGGTTTGAGCAAAAAGTTGGTTTTTGGCGAATTTCTCAACCAAATCGTTACACTGTCCACAAACCCCGTGTTTTCCACCTCCTGCACGCCAATCCTTGACAAACAAATCATCAGGCGCTAGATTGCGATTGATAAAATGGAGTTGGCCGGATCATTTCAAAAAAGCGGTGTTGGGAAACTTCTCGATGGGGAACGGAAACGCTCCTCGGGCGACCTGGAAAACGGGAAGCTGGAAACAAAGATGGTTAGGTCGGCGTCTCTTTGTGATGAAAACGCCCTGTGGCGCTCGAAGAAGACACCTGGATATCGTCCAAACCCTTATCGAGTCCGCTATCGGCTAGAATTCGCCCAAAAGATGCAAATTTGCGACCGGCCAGCCAAATGGCAAACGGCCTGTTTTCTCAACAGGCGGCAATGCGACGACCAAAATGGTTGAATCTAGGGAAACCATGACTGATTCTGCAAATTTGAACCTAGTGGCTCGGCAAGTGCGACTACCCGTCGAGAAGGTCCAGTCCACCGTTGAGCTTTTAGATGAGGGGAATACGGTTCCCTTCATTACTCGCTACCGAAAAGATCGGACGGGGGGGCTCGATGAGGAACAAATCCGACAAATTCAGGATGCGATTGCGCTGCAGCGACAACTGGGCGAGCGCAAACAGAAAATTCTCAAATCAATTGAATCGCAAGAGCAACTGACCGACGATTTGAAGGCGAAAATTATTGCCGCCATGTCGCTCAAAACGTTGGAAGACCTTTACCTGCCATTTCGACCTAAGAAGCAAACCTTGGCGACCGTGGCCAAGCAGCGTGGCCTGGAACCTCTCGCCCTTGAGGTGCTTAATGCGGTGGGCGAAGTTGAGGATCTTGAGTCGCGTTGTGCAGCC encodes:
- a CDS encoding cupin domain-containing protein translates to MPSSSTSAGSLGPGYELVNFAEVTPVACPCGMARRAFAETADFPGTVHVTEISTNAKLHYHKQLTETYFILECDADARMQLDGEEVELEPGTCVLIRPGVRHRAIGKMKVLILVLPKFDPEDEWFDDACQD
- the hemE gene encoding uroporphyrinogen decarboxylase is translated as MSEKQATFAGLKVAAFESRRAEETTRMIERFGGEAFVSPSMREVPLESNPAVIHFANELVTGQIDIVILMTGGGYRHLLSLVERQLDRDRFLNSLADVTTIARGPKPVAAMRETGLTPTFVAPEPNTWRELLGTLDQNVSLANQKVGLQEYGKSNPSLVAGLEARGAEVMNLRVYAWELPLDTKPLEDNLRRLVEHQLDVCLFTSAHQVTNLLRMASELGISDEVIKGLRQTVVASVGPTTSEMLRRHNLPVDFEPSHPKLGHLVMETADQSQSIRSRKKRVRVALDQAESSGEISAAPWFDSPFMKACRGEPTDVTPVWLMRQAGRYMEEYREVRAKTTFLDLCKNPQLCSEVMVTAVQRLGVDAAIIFSDLLPMLQPMGLDLEYVAGDGPVIHNPVRESMDVDRVVELDNVESLDFVMQTVRQTRLDLPDDMPLIGFAGAPFTLASYVIEGGSSRSYVHTKTLMFRDPGAWQELMERMSRSVTIYLNAQIAAGAQCVQLFDSWVGCLSPADYRQFVLPYVQQIIKGILPGVPVISFATGNPALLPLVAEGGAPVIGLDWRIDLAKGWEQVGFDRSVQGNLDPGVLLSDRDTIRRCAREVLRQAEGRPGHIFNLGHGILKETPVDNAIALVDIVHELSQRS
- a CDS encoding PQQ-binding-like beta-propeller repeat protein; translation: MMPAKTKQTNAVARPQNWKLLIFAFGLAISAGCVPASRSPDSNATTSGAIIPTETRTVATQTDDASIKTDPLDWTVWRGPNYNGVSLETELIDDFDARGGEGSNVAWKRADLGGRSTPIVMDGKLYTIVRAEPGTEQEGEKVVCVDAKTGETLWENRFNVYLSDVPDTRVGWSSCVGDPETGNIYAQGVCGHFQCIDARTGKTKWMIPLHERFGLLSTYGGRTNFPVICDDLVITSAIVIGWGDMAKPAHRFIGFDKRTGDVVWFSGTRLLPYDTTYSGPTLTVLGNQKSLVFGSGDGGIWAMQPRTGQPIWKYQLSRRGVNASPLVVDETVYAGHSEENTVGTSMGAVVSIDTSKANDADSVVDLTSTGENWRVDEVMAGRTQPLFVDDNIWVFDDRAKLQVFDAKTGDPVGRRIALGRMMRSSPLQADGKVYAFSANGRWGIYKPDEKNGARVVNKGRLPSGEECHASPICSHGRIYVQSTGALYCLQDPEKHSQALEQPKPKLEPDVAQDPQPTHLQLVPAEVLMKPGQVQAFQVRLFNSRGQLLGTSTSTAEFSLEGPGQISPDGKNIAFRLFTAAKNASHQATVITAKVGSLKGTARIRIVPDLPWNFSFSNGEIPISWVGARYRHVPLDDKLFGELNQQDPMAAQLYLYLSSAFTNTGKTKLVYDNSTPQQKWSALQRFLGTDATTLEQAQTQLDPVLTRLIDKNVLKGIGWENLPNVGVQLMVEKGSRAFSGEGVMTKIKTIPKGTRSRCWFGQSDLSNYTIQANIRAATKDNKLPDIGLLAQGYAIDLQGASQKLQIRSWVPQLRMAQTIDFPWEADRWYTMKFRAAVENGKAVLRGKVWPKDEAEPTDWTIQATDDSPNRSGSPGLFGNAKDAEIFLDDIIVTAN
- a CDS encoding TIGR00730 family Rossman fold protein, whose product is MTQPNQDSDSRPDQGAAASKSPGKLQKQGKREKHIGDLVERIKESADKMVEDGSSRGDLKLLSRTLRELRYGFKVFSPYRRFRKVTVFGSARTPEDAPSYSQAVELGEKMAVNDWLVVTGAASGIMEAGHRGAGRESSMGLNIMLPFEQDANPVIAGDHKLVHMKYFFTRKVMFVKECDAVVCLPGGFGTLDEALEVLTLLQTGKRDMVPVVLLDEPGGDYWKTFHQFIADHLLGDGMISRQDLSIYMITDDCNTAVDEVLNFYRVYHSMRYVRNKLVFRLTEEPSERLLTDINNEFGDIVNRGGFVLSGPLQDENDEQDLNKLPRLVFQFDRRNLGRLRQLIDCLNERSIEPAAAGRRERF